In Microaerobacter geothermalis, one DNA window encodes the following:
- a CDS encoding OB-fold domain-containing protein — MKGILAYGAYIPFHRLKKKTIAEAYGEKAVPGEKAVANFDEDSLSMGVEASLDCLKNRDDLASQIEAVYFATTTPSYDEKQGAVTIAAALDLPREIRTADIGHSLRASSTALLEALDYVSVHGKSALVISSDCRLGGAQGMVEQMVGDGAGALLVGTGDEVIANVLATYSNSLEHVGQWRSHGESFVRNWEDRFIQTIYMETIRKTILGLTEKSGIRPEEINKVIITGPHARAQLSAARVLGLNQDQFVQGLELEVGHTGTAQGPMMLISVLEQANPRDKILYLGYGEGCDAVLFEVTERILQFVKPLGIKGHLEHKDDSLLYTHYLKWKGMLPLEPGRRPEPSRPSAPAMQRNYHQNLVLYGSKCTMCGTPQFPKQRVCTVCQAKDQMEDYRFYGKKARVTTYTIDYLALSLAPPTIFAVIDFEGGGRMLTEVTDCTPGEIDIGLEVDMTFRRLYHSGGIHNYFWKAKPKR, encoded by the coding sequence ATGAAAGGAATCCTTGCTTATGGAGCATATATTCCATTTCATCGTTTAAAGAAGAAAACGATCGCCGAAGCCTATGGAGAAAAAGCAGTTCCAGGAGAAAAAGCGGTAGCCAATTTTGACGAGGACAGTCTTTCTATGGGGGTTGAGGCATCTTTGGATTGTTTAAAAAACAGGGATGATCTTGCCTCACAGATCGAGGCCGTTTACTTCGCCACCACCACCCCTTCCTATGATGAAAAACAAGGCGCTGTTACCATTGCAGCTGCCTTGGATTTGCCGAGAGAGATTCGCACAGCCGATATAGGACATAGTCTTCGGGCTTCTTCTACGGCACTCCTGGAAGCCTTGGATTATGTATCTGTTCATGGAAAATCTGCCTTGGTTATTTCTTCAGACTGTCGTTTGGGAGGAGCCCAGGGGATGGTGGAACAGATGGTCGGGGATGGTGCGGGAGCTCTTTTGGTTGGAACTGGGGATGAAGTCATCGCAAACGTTCTAGCCACTTATAGTAATTCCTTGGAGCATGTGGGACAATGGCGCAGCCATGGCGAATCCTTTGTGCGTAATTGGGAAGACCGCTTTATTCAAACCATATATATGGAAACCATCCGTAAGACGATCCTAGGGTTGACAGAAAAAAGCGGGATTCGACCGGAGGAAATAAACAAAGTGATTATCACGGGGCCTCATGCCAGAGCCCAACTTTCAGCGGCTAGGGTTCTCGGTTTAAACCAGGATCAATTCGTCCAGGGACTCGAATTGGAAGTGGGTCACACCGGAACTGCCCAGGGGCCTATGATGCTCATTTCCGTTCTTGAACAGGCAAATCCAAGGGATAAAATTCTGTATTTAGGATATGGAGAAGGTTGTGATGCGGTTCTGTTTGAAGTGACTGAACGGATTCTGCAGTTTGTAAAGCCTTTGGGAATAAAGGGTCATCTGGAACATAAAGACGACTCTTTATTATACACGCATTACCTGAAGTGGAAGGGCATGCTTCCCCTTGAGCCAGGCAGACGGCCTGAACCCTCCCGTCCTTCTGCGCCGGCAATGCAAAGAAACTACCATCAGAATTTGGTGTTATACGGTTCCAAGTGTACGATGTGCGGAACCCCGCAATTCCCTAAACAGCGGGTATGTACAGTCTGTCAGGCCAAAGACCAGATGGAGGACTACCGATTTTACGGAAAAAAGGCAAGGGTAACGACCTATACCATCGATTACCTGGCCCTTTCATTAGCCCCTCCAACCATTTTCGCCGTGATTGATTTCGAAGGGGGAGGACGAATGTTGACAGAAGTCACGGATTGTACGCCAGGGGAAATAGACATTGGGTTGGAAGTGGACATGACTTTTCGCCGATTGTATCATTCCGGGGGAATTCATAACTATTTTTGGAAAGCAAAGCCAAAACGGTGA